In Zobellia roscoffensis, the following are encoded in one genomic region:
- a CDS encoding CHAT domain-containing protein, whose protein sequence is MKKLKHLTIFFLLMSFFVNGQQDQLLGIINDTTDIEVKQKKIDSFFGINKNSISSRLLADCYHDIGFKWYYRNWHKQGNQIDINKAIRNTQQALEIKKTLDSLEKGSLEKSMYNLGYFLYLDERYYDAIAAYQDLVRNGHDLKKIQNANRELGELHEYVGDFYKALDRYDNYIENYKNQNDLQQRDILNLSEIHILKAEIYSLLGNKEFSENIEKNLKTADSILLSEGYDREMHNLRINSIWGNQFAENKEYEKAEHYYNLVLRDSVLLDSMNLAKAFNMISIPQLKLNNYDTSIKNLQKAIGFDPNYSDPYENLGDLYLAKKDFKNAMYNYQKAIVWSVDKKNKIDSEELPAIEDLELATEKTFLLGHIVAKANAWLSYFEHDQNKEHLIKALQTFTLADKLVDVLRSESTEYQSKLFWREKGASLYMKAVEACYLLDKPREAYYFMERNKALLLLENISNEQAKETVNIPDSIAQRDFDLKKAIYLSESDLQHSNSTSLEQLKDLKERVYTNKLNYNTFTDSIATMFPEYASMKKKVSILPYPEFKKKYTSQDEVVLQYILNDEQGYALLTTGNDNQFFKLENVKELNQDIIQLYGRLTNLTMDRAGLVAYNQLSNSVFSQLIPEDIYTKVKGKKLTIISDHILQQIPFEAFVVGNNPTTRYLIEDVEVRYAYSMSYLDAKSHISSSSRKDLYAIAPIQFASLGLPELVFSGSEIEEVQKIFPGNIALKDEATKSAFVNNFEDYRIVHLSTHADVGQSEDPWIAFNDDKMFLNEIYATKNQAEMVVLSACNTSIGELKKGEGAMSLARGFFHSGAKSVVSSLWSTYDKSSKELMTAFYKSLKEGSTKSAAMRNAKLDYIKKYRESAIAPAYWSALIVIGDNSPIDNQSNLLSFWPWVVLGVLLLVILYFIVMRKKKKQ, encoded by the coding sequence ATGAAAAAGCTGAAACACTTAACTATCTTTTTTCTTCTCATGTCTTTTTTTGTAAATGGGCAACAGGACCAACTCTTAGGTATCATAAACGATACAACAGACATAGAAGTAAAACAAAAAAAAATCGACTCATTTTTCGGGATAAATAAAAACTCTATTTCTTCACGACTTTTGGCCGATTGTTATCATGATATAGGTTTTAAATGGTATTATAGAAATTGGCATAAGCAAGGAAACCAAATTGATATAAATAAAGCAATACGAAACACCCAACAAGCCTTAGAGATAAAAAAAACATTGGATAGTTTAGAAAAAGGGTCTTTAGAAAAAAGCATGTACAACTTAGGCTACTTTCTATATTTAGATGAGCGCTATTACGATGCTATTGCCGCCTATCAAGACTTGGTTAGAAACGGTCATGACTTAAAAAAGATTCAAAATGCAAATAGAGAACTGGGCGAACTACATGAATATGTGGGTGATTTTTATAAAGCTCTAGATCGATATGATAACTATATCGAAAATTATAAAAACCAAAATGACCTGCAACAAAGAGACATTCTTAATCTTTCTGAAATACATATTCTTAAAGCTGAAATATACTCGCTTTTGGGCAACAAGGAGTTTTCCGAAAACATTGAAAAAAATCTAAAAACTGCCGATTCAATTTTACTTAGTGAAGGTTACGACCGAGAAATGCACAATCTCAGGATTAATTCCATATGGGGAAATCAATTTGCCGAGAATAAGGAATATGAAAAAGCCGAACACTACTACAATCTAGTTTTAAGAGATTCTGTTTTACTAGATTCTATGAACCTGGCAAAGGCGTTCAATATGATTTCTATTCCACAGCTTAAACTGAACAACTATGATACATCAATCAAAAATCTACAAAAAGCAATTGGTTTTGACCCAAATTATTCTGACCCTTATGAAAACTTGGGTGACCTGTACTTAGCCAAAAAAGATTTTAAAAATGCAATGTACAACTACCAAAAGGCTATAGTTTGGTCAGTAGACAAGAAAAACAAAATCGACTCTGAAGAATTACCAGCTATTGAAGACTTAGAGCTCGCTACCGAAAAAACGTTTCTATTAGGTCATATAGTGGCAAAAGCAAATGCTTGGCTATCCTATTTTGAACATGATCAAAACAAAGAACATTTAATAAAAGCTCTACAGACATTTACTCTTGCCGACAAATTAGTAGATGTACTTCGCTCTGAAAGCACGGAATACCAATCTAAACTTTTTTGGAGGGAAAAAGGAGCATCACTTTATATGAAGGCTGTTGAAGCCTGCTATTTGTTAGACAAACCAAGAGAAGCTTACTATTTCATGGAGCGGAACAAAGCCCTCTTGCTACTTGAGAATATTTCTAATGAACAAGCTAAGGAAACAGTTAACATTCCCGATTCCATCGCACAACGAGATTTTGACCTTAAAAAGGCCATTTATCTTTCTGAAAGTGATTTACAACATAGTAATAGTACATCGCTAGAACAACTAAAAGATTTAAAAGAGCGGGTTTATACCAACAAACTTAACTACAACACTTTTACGGATTCAATAGCTACAATGTTCCCAGAATATGCAAGTATGAAAAAGAAAGTATCTATCCTCCCCTATCCAGAATTCAAGAAAAAATATACCTCTCAAGATGAAGTAGTATTACAATACATTCTCAATGATGAACAAGGCTATGCCCTTTTAACAACAGGTAATGATAATCAGTTTTTTAAATTAGAAAATGTAAAGGAGCTAAACCAAGACATCATTCAGCTATACGGACGACTTACCAATCTAACTATGGACCGCGCAGGGCTTGTCGCATACAATCAGCTTTCCAACAGTGTTTTCAGTCAATTGATTCCCGAGGACATATATACTAAAGTAAAAGGTAAAAAACTCACCATTATATCTGACCATATTCTACAACAAATACCGTTTGAGGCCTTTGTTGTAGGTAATAACCCTACTACCAGATACCTTATTGAAGATGTCGAGGTTAGATACGCCTATTCTATGTCTTATCTAGATGCTAAATCGCATATTTCAAGCTCTTCCCGAAAGGACCTTTATGCAATAGCTCCTATTCAATTTGCAAGTTTAGGCCTACCTGAGTTAGTTTTTAGCGGTTCCGAAATAGAGGAAGTTCAGAAAATATTTCCCGGAAATATAGCCTTGAAGGACGAGGCTACAAAATCGGCTTTTGTCAATAATTTCGAGGATTACCGAATCGTGCATTTATCTACCCATGCCGATGTTGGGCAAAGCGAAGACCCGTGGATTGCTTTTAACGACGATAAAATGTTCTTGAATGAAATTTACGCCACAAAAAACCAAGCTGAAATGGTCGTTTTGAGTGCGTGTAACACCTCAATTGGAGAGCTTAAAAAGGGAGAAGGTGCAATGAGTTTGGCCAGGGGCTTTTTCCATTCCGGGGCAAAAAGTGTTGTATCATCGCTTTGGTCTACTTATGACAAGAGTAGTAAAGAATTAATGACCGCTTTCTATAAATCACTTAAGGAGGGCAGTACAAAATCTGCTGCTATGCGAAATGCAAAATTAGACTACATAAAAAAGTACCGCGAAAGTGCTATAGCTCCCGCATATTGGAGTGCCTTAATAGTAATTGGAGACAACTCCCCTATTGACAATCAGTCTAACCTTCTATCTTTTTGGCCCTGGGTAGTTCTTGGTGTTTTACTTCTTGTTATTCTGTACTTTATCGTAATGCGAAAAAAGAAGAAACAATAA
- a CDS encoding S8 family serine peptidase → MKMKITLLLLTGLIITSCTKWHYGHGPEDDDPKDKITYNDTYVSEGGEINGGARIIPSRDKLIVRLDPNLTEKKLNYWLEHLEIQDTIGCSCGDTTIKQWTVDTSKIDIEAARRRLQDDSSGEAGLEGEIGFDIQLDSIPDFRPLDEQVDPKEFTNPSETASVNIAVLDTGIDLSRDLTPFSGQYLFNSLAYSNCYPASSGWNFVNNSSNITDGQGHGTYVTKIIRDILDNSVPQIDYRILPLKVFDDNGRGSYWNIVCAMAYIKNINKSVENIHLINTSFGGKQTQEILQKQTILKGLINELSDKSLVISSAGNKGENTDDPLDGHFLSSYDSENILAVGGYFNDTIAKKIILHPKSNYGVKSIDVALEFGNYSVVLNTLDPNSKDRAGLEGTSYSTAAMTGLAGELFIKASRPDVTALKDGILNLATSESGLNSSILDANAIIR, encoded by the coding sequence ATGAAAATGAAAATTACACTCTTATTACTAACCGGACTTATAATAACGTCTTGTACGAAATGGCACTATGGTCATGGTCCTGAAGATGATGATCCAAAAGATAAAATTACATATAACGACACCTATGTTAGTGAAGGTGGAGAAATAAATGGAGGCGCTAGAATTATACCTTCCCGCGACAAATTGATTGTACGATTAGACCCTAACCTTACCGAAAAAAAACTGAATTATTGGTTAGAACATCTAGAAATTCAAGATACTATTGGCTGTAGTTGTGGAGACACCACCATAAAACAATGGACTGTTGACACATCTAAAATAGATATTGAAGCTGCTAGACGTAGGCTACAAGACGATAGTTCTGGAGAAGCAGGTTTAGAAGGTGAAATAGGTTTTGATATTCAGTTAGACTCGATTCCTGATTTTAGGCCACTTGACGAACAAGTAGACCCCAAAGAGTTTACTAATCCTTCTGAAACTGCATCCGTTAACATTGCAGTATTAGATACAGGTATTGACCTTTCACGTGATTTGACACCTTTTAGCGGGCAATATTTGTTCAACTCTCTTGCCTATAGCAATTGTTACCCAGCTTCTAGTGGATGGAACTTTGTAAACAACAGTTCCAATATTACCGACGGACAGGGTCATGGTACTTATGTAACTAAGATTATCAGAGATATTCTAGACAACTCCGTACCTCAAATAGACTACCGTATACTTCCGCTCAAAGTTTTTGACGATAACGGTAGAGGATCATATTGGAATATAGTTTGTGCAATGGCATATATTAAAAATATAAATAAAAGCGTCGAAAATATTCATCTAATAAATACCAGTTTTGGCGGTAAGCAGACTCAAGAAATACTGCAGAAACAAACTATACTAAAAGGACTTATTAATGAATTAAGTGATAAATCATTAGTAATCTCATCTGCAGGAAATAAAGGCGAGAATACGGATGATCCCTTAGATGGTCATTTTTTATCCTCCTACGATTCTGAAAACATTTTAGCAGTAGGGGGGTATTTTAATGATACCATAGCCAAGAAAATAATTTTGCACCCTAAATCTAATTACGGAGTCAAAAGTATAGATGTAGCCCTAGAATTTGGTAACTATTCAGTTGTTCTAAATACACTGGACCCTAATTCAAAAGACCGTGCAGGCCTAGAAGGAACTTCGTATTCTACGGCGGCAATGACAGGTCTAGCTGGTGAACTTTTCATAAAAGCATCTAGGCCTGACGTAACGGCTCTAAAAGATGGCATTCTAAATCTAGCTACTTCTGAAAGTGGACTTAATAGCAGTATTCTAGATGCTAATGCCATAATTAGATAA
- a CDS encoding TapB family protein — MKTPLLITLLCLLTLNTTFSQESCSKFYPLEEGSSFEYTSYDKKGKTDGSVNYTITDVRQEGSASAATFDMKFKDKKGKDVFESSYSFSCENGLVTVDYKSLFPSQMMQQYSEMGLEMDISGTDIELPNDLSVGQQLNDANVTIAMSMSGINMNISVDQTNRKVEKKESITTPAGTFDCYLLTENSITKTMGSTIEMSSKLWLAEGVGMIKQESYKKNGNLVSRSELTSYNK; from the coding sequence ATGAAAACCCCTTTATTGATTACCCTATTATGCCTCCTTACCCTGAATACCACTTTTTCACAAGAAAGTTGTAGTAAATTCTATCCTTTGGAAGAAGGGAGCTCATTTGAATACACTAGTTACGACAAAAAAGGTAAAACTGATGGTAGCGTAAACTACACCATCACCGATGTTCGACAAGAAGGTTCGGCATCAGCAGCTACTTTTGACATGAAATTTAAAGATAAGAAAGGTAAAGATGTTTTTGAAAGCAGCTATTCCTTTAGTTGTGAAAACGGATTGGTTACAGTTGATTATAAATCGCTCTTTCCTTCACAAATGATGCAGCAATATTCTGAAATGGGTCTAGAGATGGATATTTCCGGCACCGATATTGAACTGCCCAATGACCTCAGCGTAGGCCAACAATTAAATGATGCAAATGTTACGATAGCCATGAGTATGTCTGGCATAAATATGAACATATCTGTTGATCAAACAAACAGAAAAGTAGAAAAAAAAGAAAGTATTACCACACCTGCCGGCACTTTTGATTGTTATCTGCTTACGGAAAATAGCATTACCAAAACTATGGGATCCACCATAGAGATGTCATCTAAATTATGGCTTGCCGAAGGCGTGGGAATGATAAAACAGGAATCGTATAAAAAGAATGGAAACCTCGTTAGCCGATCAGAACTTACCTCTTACAATAAATAA
- a CDS encoding OmpA family protein — MKMPVHFLKLLLPVVCILFSHQATDAQILRKLGKAAERAAERTVERRVEKETSEKTDQALDSIFEPGSGKSTKKNPVPREDNPSNENDAPQTGEENTSENPKSSNSAGTQNITVYSKFDFVPGDTPIFVDDFSNEFVGDFPSRWNSNASGELVTTEEHPNKWLKLLPGHNTAYIPDVTNLPEEFTLEFDVLATGLDKKTSSQSYIGIVISDNNTFKKGANFGKVEYSFCQFIDRGVVVENNIASKRVIRNEVNADIRNVINQKHHVSVAVNKERFRLWINEVKFIDVPRLLPSNVQMQGIKFTLRGIDTEKESILIGNIKVAKGGVDLRRQLLADGKISTNGILFDSGSANIQPQSMGIIRQIYQVLQQDSSINLKIVGHTDADGDDNKNMSLSQSRAEAVKNALISVYNVSSDRLKTEGKGETEPVSDNSSSDGKAQNRRVEFIKI, encoded by the coding sequence ATGAAAATGCCAGTACACTTTCTTAAGCTACTACTACCAGTAGTGTGCATTCTTTTTAGTCATCAGGCGACTGATGCTCAGATTTTACGAAAACTGGGGAAAGCTGCAGAAAGAGCGGCCGAAAGAACCGTTGAACGTAGAGTAGAAAAAGAAACTTCCGAAAAAACCGACCAAGCCTTAGATAGTATTTTTGAACCAGGGTCAGGAAAAAGCACAAAAAAGAATCCAGTCCCACGGGAAGACAACCCATCCAATGAAAACGATGCTCCACAAACGGGTGAAGAAAATACTTCTGAAAATCCTAAATCCTCTAATTCAGCAGGGACTCAAAATATAACAGTCTACAGTAAATTTGATTTTGTTCCGGGCGACACACCTATCTTTGTTGATGATTTTTCAAATGAATTTGTTGGGGATTTTCCGTCCCGATGGAATTCTAACGCAAGTGGTGAATTGGTAACCACTGAGGAACACCCCAACAAGTGGCTCAAACTTTTGCCCGGCCACAATACAGCCTATATTCCCGATGTCACTAATTTACCAGAAGAATTCACCTTAGAATTTGATGTGCTTGCTACTGGATTAGATAAAAAAACTTCATCTCAATCTTATATAGGTATCGTTATCAGTGACAACAATACTTTTAAAAAAGGAGCCAACTTTGGAAAAGTAGAATACTCTTTCTGCCAATTTATAGACCGGGGCGTAGTTGTAGAGAACAATATTGCTTCGAAAAGGGTTATTAGAAACGAGGTAAATGCAGATATCCGTAATGTAATCAATCAGAAACACCATGTATCCGTAGCCGTCAATAAAGAACGTTTTAGACTGTGGATAAATGAAGTTAAATTTATTGATGTACCCAGACTGCTTCCTTCTAACGTTCAAATGCAAGGCATAAAGTTTACTCTACGCGGTATTGACACGGAAAAGGAATCTATTCTAATTGGCAATATAAAAGTTGCCAAAGGAGGAGTTGATCTTAGAAGACAGTTGCTAGCAGATGGTAAAATATCTACAAACGGTATTTTGTTCGATAGTGGTTCGGCCAATATTCAACCACAATCTATGGGTATCATTCGCCAGATTTACCAAGTACTTCAACAGGATAGCTCCATAAATCTAAAAATTGTTGGTCACACAGATGCTGATGGAGACGACAATAAAAACATGAGCTTATCTCAAAGCAGAGCTGAAGCTGTCAAAAACGCCCTTATATCAGTATATAACGTATCTTCAGACAGATTAAAAACGGAAGGTAAAGGTGAAACTGAACCTGTTAGCGACAATTCATCGTCTGATGGCAAAGCTCAAAACCGACGCGTAGAATTTATCAAAATATAA
- a CDS encoding ribonuclease HII produces the protein MLKLYHQLPVNEAGTDEAGRGCLAGPVTAAAVILPKGFTNTVLNDSKLLTHTKRDLLRPIIESSATAYAVAHIFPEKIEEINILNASILAMHKAIEQLKTSPKFIVVDGNRFKPFSDIPHECIIKGDGKYMNIAAASVLAKTYRDAYMEKLHEEFPMYNWKKNKGYPTKEHREAIRKYGITKYHRKSFKLLPNQLGLDL, from the coding sequence ATGTTGAAGTTATATCACCAATTACCAGTAAATGAAGCAGGAACCGATGAAGCAGGAAGAGGTTGTTTAGCCGGTCCCGTAACCGCAGCGGCCGTAATTTTACCCAAAGGTTTCACAAATACTGTGCTCAATGATTCTAAACTTTTGACCCATACTAAACGTGATTTACTGAGACCTATTATTGAGTCTAGCGCAACCGCTTATGCCGTTGCTCACATATTTCCAGAAAAAATAGAGGAAATCAATATTTTAAATGCCTCTATACTAGCCATGCATAAGGCTATAGAGCAACTTAAAACTTCACCTAAATTTATTGTTGTAGACGGTAACCGATTTAAACCTTTTTCTGACATTCCCCATGAATGCATTATTAAGGGAGATGGCAAATACATGAATATTGCCGCTGCTTCTGTATTGGCAAAAACGTACCGAGATGCCTACATGGAAAAACTACATGAAGAATTCCCCATGTATAACTGGAAAAAGAACAAAGGCTATCCTACCAAAGAACACAGGGAGGCCATTAGAAAATACGGTATAACCAAATATCACCGCAAAAGTTTTAAACTACTCCCAAATCAGCTAGGACTGGACCTATAG